The genomic stretch GGGACGTCCGTGAGGATGACGTTCTGGCGCTGGGTGACGCGGGCCTCGCCGCTACCGTACTCGTCAGCGATGTCGGCGAGTTCGATCACCTCGTCGGCGCCCATCCGACCCACCAGCACGTTCAGGCCGACGTAGTAGTTCCCGTCCTTCTGCTCGTGGACGCCGACGTGGTCGGCGTGGCCGTGGGTCGTGCCGGCGTTGTACGAGTAGTTCTCGCGGAGGTCCTCGCCCGCGGTCTCGAGCTCGAAGTCGACGTAGTCCTCCTGGAGGACCTCGCGGAACTTCTCGGGACCCCACTCGTCCATGAGGAATTTTATTCTAGCGTTGTAGCGGTTCTCGCGGTCGCCGTGGTCGCGAAACAGCGCGCTGATCCCGCCCGAGACCTCCACTGCTCGTTCGGGCGTCGCGAAGACGTCGATGTTCTTCGCGAAGCGGGGCTCGTTTCGCGCCAGCCCGCCGCCGACGCGGATGTTGAACCCTTCGACCGTCTCGCCGTCGATCTCCTTCTCGGCGGGTTCGAGCGCCAGGTCGTTGATGTCGCCCTGGCCACAGCCCTCGTCGCAGCCCGTCACCGAGACCTTCCACTTGCGGGGGAGGTTCGAGTGCTCCTCGTTGCCCTTGAACGTGTCGTGGAGCTCGTGGATGGTGTCGAGCGCGTCGACGTGCTCGTTCTTGTCCTTGCCGGCGACCGGACAGCCGACGATGTTCCGCCAGGAGTCCCCACACGCCTGGATCGTCGAGAGGCCCGCCTCCTCGAGCTCGTCCCAGATGTCGGGGACGTCCTCGATGTTGATCCAGTGGAGCTGGATCGCCTGCCGCGTGCTGTAGTCCGCCCAACCGTTGCCGAACTCGGGGTTCTCGGCGGGGCCGGTCGAGTACTTCTTTGCGACCTCGCCGATCGCCCGGAGCTGGCCGGGCTCGAGCACGCCGTTGGGCGGGCCGATCCGCATCATGAAGTAGCTCTCCTGGCCGGCGCGCTGGTGGTACAGCCCGTACCACTTGAAGCGCTCGAACCAGGCGTCGTGTTCGTCGTCCGGGATCGCGTCCCAGCCCTCCTCGGCGAACCGCTCCATGTGGTCTCGGATCTCCATCCCGTAGACCTCGTCCTTCCACTCCTCGGTATCGGTCGGCATGGATACCGGTTGTCCTCCCACGCCTAAACCCACCGCCCTCTCGTCAACGGTGGCCGGTGCTCGGGGTTACCGGAGAATGCTGCCGCCAGTGTCAGGCGGGCCTGACGCTGTGTTCGCGCGAGGGATCGACGGGGACGAACCGACCGTCCTCGACGTGGCCGATCGTGAGCCAGCCCATCGAACCCCGTTCCCCGCAGGTGATGCAGTGGCCGACCGCGCGGACCTCGACCGCGTCGCCGTTCGGGCGGACCTCGAAGAAGGCCTCGAGCAGTACGTCCGCGGTCTCACACTCACAGAACTCGTGCTCGGAGAGCCGCCAGAGGTCGCTGACGCCGACCTCCCGGGAGTCGTCGACGCTGATCCACGCCCCGTCGTCGAGGATCCGAACTGGAACGTCCATACCGGGACTACGCCCGCCGGCCCCTTAGCCCATCGGCCCGCGCAAGGCGTACCGACCCTGATGACGGGTGGTTTCGGGACAACCGCACGAGGGCAGCCGTTCGGCGATGATTTCGGCGACAGAGATAGGGACAACAATCCCCGGTATGTGGGAGTTGGGGTAGGGCTTGACCCTGCACGCGGGTCTATACGCGACCCTCACGAACGGGAGGATGATGACACGGAACCGCGACGAGGAACGCCAGCACGCCCCGGCGGATGTCGCACCGGAACTCCACGAGGGGGGCGAACGATGAGCGACGAGAAACGCGACGACGAGCATCTCGCGGACATCGAGGAGGGCGCCGGCTGTACCGAGATCTGGGAGCACCTCTCGGAGAAACGCGAGCGCGAGCGCGACCAGTCCGACTAGCCCGTTCGGCGACGACGTTTTGAGGGCGGGAACTAACGGGTAAGTAATGACCACTGAGCGACCGGACGATTCGTCGAGCGGCCGGGAGTCCCCGGTCGGCAAACCGGTCGTCAGGGGTGACGCGACCGTCGCCGGCGAGCGCGCCCGCGAAGCTGTCCAGTTCGACCCCGAGGACCGAGAAAGCCTCGCGGAGGCCGCTGAAACCGTCAGGCAGTTCTCCGAGAACACCGCCGGCAGCGAGGACAACATCTACATGCTGCGCGGGGCGGCGGCCTGTGCCGCACTGGTCCGCGGCGAGGGCTCGTACAAGGCGGCCGCGGAACGGGCCGGCGGCAAGGCCTCGGTCGCGTTCATCCGCAAGTGGGCGAGGGTCCACGACCTCCCGCAGGCGATCCGGCGCCACGTCGCGATGGGTCACATCGCCCCGACGGCGGCGAAACACATCGCCCGCGTCGCCGGCGACGCCCGGTTCCAGGTCGCGTGGGTGACCGTCGACAACGATCTCACCGTCCGTGAGATCCGCTCGATCGCGAGCGCGATCAACGACGGGGCCGCCCCCGAGGAGGCCCTCGCGGCCCACGGAATCGTGGCCGGAGAGCTCATGGTCCGACTGCCCATCGAGAGCTACCGCGAACTGCGCCGGGAGGCCGCCTTCGAGGGCGTCCCCCCGGGTGAGATCGTCGACAGGGCGCTCAACGAGTACCTCGAGTGAGGAACTCCCGGCCCGCCCGCTCGAACAGTTCCGCCGCTTCCGTCACCTCCCCCCAGTCGATCGTCTCGTCGGGGAAATGCGCCTGCTGGACCGATCCCGGACCGAAAACGACGGTCGGGATCCCGGCCTCGATGTAGTGGCGCGCGTCGGTCCCGTAGGTCGCGCCCCGAGCCCCGGAATCGCGCCCGGCCGAATCGAGCGCGGAGCGGACGGCACGGACGATCGGCTCCTCGGCGTCGACCTCGGCGGGCTCGAACTGCACCGAGAACCGCTCGAACACCGGCGGGTGAGCCGAGAGCCACTCCGAGCCGGCGACCAGCTCCGCGATCCGCGCGTCGACCGCTTTCTCGACCGCGTCGACGGTCTCGCCCGGCGCGACCCCGATGCGGAACTCGCTTTCGAGCCGCGCGGGGACGGAGGAGGCCCACGAGCCCGCCCGAACGGTACCGGCGACGATCGGCCACGGCCGGGGAAACTCGTCGTACAGGGGGTGGGTCACCTCGCGGGCGCGTTCGGATTCGAGATCCGCGAGCGCCCGTCGGATCCGCTCGAAGTGGGGGAGAACGCTCTCGCCGTGCCAGGGCGTGGCCGCGTGGGCCGATCGGCCCGTCAGCGTGAGCCGCTTCATCAACGACCCCTCCGTGGCGATCACGGGGGCCAGCCGGGTGGGCTCGGCGACGATCGCTGCGTCGGGCTCGTAGGGATACGGTGACTCCAGCGCCGAACTCGCCGCCCCGATCCCGCCCTCCTCCTCGCCGACGACGCTCTCGACGATCACGCGCCCGTCGAGGTCAGCCTCCGCGAGCGCCGAGGCGGCGAAGACGCAGGCCGCGAGCCCACACTTCATGTCGGCCGCGCCGCGGGCGGTCAGCTCGTCGCCGGTCCACGCTGGCTCGAACGGGTTGGAGGACCATCCCTCGGCCTCGGCGGGGACGACGTCGACGTGGCCGTTGAGCAGCAGCGTCGGCCCGTCGCCCGAACCGAGCTCGAGGACCCCGGCGACGCTCGGCCGGCCCTCAGTTTCGATCGCCCCGGGGTCGTCGGGAAAGGAGGAATGGGCGGCGAGGCGCTCGGGGGAGGCCTCCCATCGGTAGGTCTCGAAGCCCAGCCGATCGAGGCGACCCTCGAGCCACTCCTGTGCGGGTGCTTCGTCGCCGTCGGTGGTGTCGAACGCGAGGAGGCGCTCGGCGAACGCCCGCCGTTCCGCGTCGTTCATGGAGAGGGGTCGCGGACCGAGGGCTTAGGGGTTCGGATCGAATCCTGAACGCTTATGTCCGTGGCGCGGCGAGTTCGTCGTGAGGGCCGGTAGCTCAGTCCGGCAGAGCGTCTGACTCTTAATCAGACGGTCGCGTGTTCAAATCGCGCCCGGCCCGCTTTTGCGACGAGCAAGCTCGCGAGTGGCAAAACGGTCAGAGCGATTTGAACGCAGGGAACACGCAGCGCAAACGGAGTGAGCGACCGTGTGACCGAGTGTTCAAATCGCGCCCGGTCCGCTTCTGTGAGGAACGGACGTGACGAGCGAAGCGGCCACCAGCACGTTCGAACGCAGCGAGCAGCTCCGCTGTGACCGAGTGTTCGAATCGGGCCCGGTCCGCGTTCCCGGCGCCACCGGATCGATAAGCCGTCCATAGCTGTTGTGGACGGTACGAGCGGAGCGCTAGAGGCCCGTCACGGACGCGGAAGGCCGCTGCAAGAACTGGGAGGGGATACTGACGCGCAGCCGTTGGGCCGGTACTGGCCGGGGTCGGTGAGAGCTATCCCCTGACCGGCAGATACGACATCGAGACGAGCAGGAAGACGGTGATGCCACTGAGAACGGTGATCCAGAGGAGCCCCTCCTGGTTCGGTACGAGCCCGAAGGCGCCGGCCGCCCACGCGCCGGCACCGACGAGGACGAAGAGCGCCGCGTACACTGCGGCCGCGCGTCGTTGCATACTGCGAGGGATGTACTCCCGGGGGTATAGAAGTTACTTTTCGCCACAGGGCACCGTCCCCGGTTGGAAAGTGCGTACACCAATCACTGTCCCTGATTCACTGGCCTCGTCGAGGGCGATCTCGAGGACTACGAGCCGATCGTCGAGATGATCGACGAACTCGGCTTAGACTTCAGCGACGAGGAGCTCGTCGATGACGACTGATCGGTAATCCGGGTCGCCCCCTCGGTCGCCACGAGGAACGGCGCTGCGTTCGGGATCGGACGGATGGTGTGCGTGATGTGATGGAATCACTGGAACGGACGTCCGTCGACGCTATCACTTCTGGTGGGAAGAATAAGCCAAGGGCCGGATTCGAACCGGCGATGGGCGGCTCTGCAGGCCGCTGCGTTAGGCCGGACTCTGCCACCTTGGCGCGTGCGAAACTACCCGCCTGCCGGACATAAGGATAGCGGTCCGGGACGGTGCTGTCGCTGTCTGTAAATGAAAAAAGCCCGCGACCCCGAAGGGTCGCGGGCTTTGAAGTATGAATGGAAGGCGGCGAACCACCAGTTGCGAGCCGTTGTAACGGACCGGTCTCGGGTTCCACCGGGACGGACCCAGCGTGTACTTCCGATTGCGGTCCTGGGCTCGTACTTGGCCCCTCTTGCGAGGCAGTTTTCCCAGAGGCTCGCGCACTCCAGTACTCGCGGGAACGCTGGCGGGCTTATCTGCCGTGTTCGGAATGGGTACGGGAGTCGCCCCGCCGCTATGGCCGCCTTAATGCCGATCAACGGAATCGAACCGTTGTAATGCCATCATCGGTGCTTGCCGTTGTGTACGTGCGATTCAGTTAACGCCTGGATCCGTTTACTGGTCACGGAACAATGCGGTATGAATGTGTGGCTTTGACCTGTTAGTGCTCGCGGGCTTAACGCCTCGTTGCCTCGGCGCGCACACCCCGAGTCTATCGAACTCGTCTTCTACGAGTGGTCTCAACGGTACCTCTTTTCCAGGTGGGTTTCGAGCTTAGATGCGTTCAGCTCTTACCCCGTGTCACGTAGCTGCCCGGCACGTGCCCTCTCGGACAACCGGTACACCAGTGGTGACCAATCGTAGTTCCTCTCGTACTATACGATCGTTCCCGTCAGGTACCAAAACACCCCCAATAGATAGCAGCCGACCTGTCTCACGACGGTCTAAACCCAGCTCACGACCTCCTTTAATAGGCGAACAACCTCACCCTTGCCCGCTTCTGCACGGGCAGGATGGAGGGAACCGACATCGAGGTAGCAAGCCACCCGGTCGATATGTGCTCTTGCGGGTGACGACTCTGTTATCCCTAAGGTAGCTTTTCTGTCAGCAATTGCCCGCATCGGGCAGGCTAATTGGTTCGCTAGACCACGCTTTCGCGTCAGCGTTCCGTGTTATGAAGAACACTGTCAGGCTTCCTTATGCTCTTGCGCTCTTTTCCGGGTGTCCGACCCGGATGAGGAAACCTTGGGGCGCGCTCGATATCTTTTCGAGCGCGTACCGCCCCAGTCAAACTGCCCGGCTACCGGTGTCCTCCTCCCGGAGTGAGGGTCGC from Halalkalicoccus tibetensis encodes the following:
- a CDS encoding ferredoxin--nitrite reductase encodes the protein MPTDTEEWKDEVYGMEIRDHMERFAEEGWDAIPDDEHDAWFERFKWYGLYHQRAGQESYFMMRIGPPNGVLEPGQLRAIGEVAKKYSTGPAENPEFGNGWADYSTRQAIQLHWINIEDVPDIWDELEEAGLSTIQACGDSWRNIVGCPVAGKDKNEHVDALDTIHELHDTFKGNEEHSNLPRKWKVSVTGCDEGCGQGDINDLALEPAEKEIDGETVEGFNIRVGGGLARNEPRFAKNIDVFATPERAVEVSGGISALFRDHGDRENRYNARIKFLMDEWGPEKFREVLQEDYVDFELETAGEDLRENYSYNAGTTHGHADHVGVHEQKDGNYYVGLNVLVGRMGADEVIELADIADEYGSGEARVTQRQNVILTDVPEENLDGLLDEPLLSEYSPDPHPFQRGSIACTGTEFCSLSIVETKNRQVRYSRWLKENVELPEDIEDFHIHLSGCTASCAQPQIADVSLRGMKTRKDGEPVEALDIGLGGGLGENPNFADWVTQRVPADEVPGAIANLVEGFAAEREDGETFREFVVDRDEETLSALVEPEETSYEDPYMHNTKQTWYPYAEDDDLDSSPAPAYPDDTPMSADD
- a CDS encoding ArgE/DapE family deacylase, whose translation is MNDAERRAFAERLLAFDTTDGDEAPAQEWLEGRLDRLGFETYRWEASPERLAAHSSFPDDPGAIETEGRPSVAGVLELGSGDGPTLLLNGHVDVVPAEAEGWSSNPFEPAWTGDELTARGAADMKCGLAACVFAASALAEADLDGRVIVESVVGEEEGGIGAASSALESPYPYEPDAAIVAEPTRLAPVIATEGSLMKRLTLTGRSAHAATPWHGESVLPHFERIRRALADLESERAREVTHPLYDEFPRPWPIVAGTVRAGSWASSVPARLESEFRIGVAPGETVDAVEKAVDARIAELVAGSEWLSAHPPVFERFSVQFEPAEVDAEEPIVRAVRSALDSAGRDSGARGATYGTDARHYIEAGIPTVVFGPGSVQQAHFPDETIDWGEVTEAAELFERAGREFLTRGTR